Proteins from a genomic interval of Cucumis melo cultivar AY chromosome 7, USDA_Cmelo_AY_1.0, whole genome shotgun sequence:
- the LOC103493902 gene encoding uncharacterized protein LOC103493902 gives MGSAQVISCPPTPLALVKAADSRPKSCFLVGPHESVQIHGFSGASSTVDYRIDHNIAFARADRTPLTTVHYHASFSLRRYPNRDRSPSAMANQQNVDSRPWILDVVPFIVVILITAHVLALVYWIYRLVTDNRPQRRKAH, from the exons ATGGGTTCGGCGCAAGTCATATCATGTCCACCAACTCCACTGGCTCTAGTCAAAGCCGCGGATTCCCG GCCGAAAAGTTGCTTTTTGGTTGGGCCACACGAGAGTGTCCAAATCCATGGTTTCAGTGGAGCTTCTTCGACCGTGGATTATCGTATAGACCACAATATAGCTTTTGCTCGGGCCGATCGGACGCCATTAACGACGGTCCATTACCATGCATCTTTTTCACTACG GAGGTATCCTAATCGCGATCGATCTCCATCCGCAATGGCGAACCAACAAAATGTTGATTCAAGGCCGTGGATTCTCGATGTCGTCCCTTTTATCGTTGTTATTCTAATTACGGCGCATGTTCTCGCTTTG GTCTACTGGATTTACAGATTAGTGACGGATAACAGGCCTCAAAGGAGGAAAGCACATTGA